The genomic interval GCTACCATTCACATAGTCAATCACTTCCCGAACCCGACTAGGATCCTCGTTATGATTTTTTACTAAATTAATAAAATATCTCTTTTCTGCTTTGGAAGATTTATTTAATGCATAGATTAGAGGAAGTGTGAGTTTTTTCTCTTTAATGTCATTTCCTACAGGCTTACCAACATCGTCAACCCCGAAATCAAAGAGATCATCCTTAATTTGAAAAGCAATACCTATCTTTTCTCCCAACCGGTGCATTCGGTTCACTGCTTCATCATCCACCGTTCCCACTGAAGCCGCTCCACATGCACAACATGATGCAATTAGAGAAGCTGTTTTTTTTCTTATCACCTCGAAGTAGACCGTTTCGTCAATATCGAGCCTTCTCGCTTTTTCCATCTGTAGAAGCTCTCCCTCACTCATCTGCTCTACTGCTTCGGAGACAATTTTGAGAAGTTTAAAGTCGTCATTCCGTATCGAAAGCGAAAGACCTCTTGCTAGAAGGAAATCTCCTACCAAAACGGCTACTTTATTTTTCCAAAGCGCATTGACTGAGAAAAAGCCTCTTCGTTCATTGGAATTGTCGACCACGTCATCGTGCACTAGGGTTGCAGTATGCAGCAATTCCACAAGTGAAGCTCCGCGATGCGTAGCCTCGCAGATGTCTCCACAAGTGCCAGCAGAAAAGAACACGAACATCGGCCTAATTTGCTTTCCCTTCCTTTTAACAATGTAGTGAGTAATCCGATCTAATAAAGGTACGGAACTCGCCATCGATTGCTTGAACTTTTCTTCAAATAAATCAAGTTGTTCCGCTATAGGTTTTTTTATCTCATCGAGCTTCAACATGTATGCTGGTGGCGGTTGAAAATTTTCAGCACAAACATAATAAAATTTAAGTTATTTGCAGGCTGTCGCCTGTCACAAAAAAATAATAAAAAGGAAGACTAATTCGCTGTTTATAATTTGGAAGGTGTACAAGAATTGATAAACTGTGCTATCTCACCGGGCAAAGCAATCTGATCTACTACTTTTTTAGTGATTGCTTGTGATGGCATGTATGGTATTTGGCAAGAAATCGGATCCTGAGCTATACAATAGCCCCCATTAAGTTTGATTGACTGCATTCCTTTTACGCCGTCTGCATTGGCACCGGATAATAGGATACCGACAAGGTTTTTTTTATATGCGTCCGCAGCTGATTGAAATGTTAAATCGATACTGGGTCTTGAAAAGTTAATTTTCTCAGAAATATCTAATGAGAAAGAATGGTTCTTTTCAACAAACAGATGATAGTCAGCCGCCGCAAGGTAAACTTTGCCGTTTTCGATCGGCTCTTTATCCTCCGCTTCCTTTACCGGGAGGTTAGATTTAGAGTTCAAAAGCTCTAAGAGAATATCAGGTTCGTTCACTGCTTTCCGATGAAAAATAATCACAATCGATAATTTCAGGTCTTGCTTCAATTCAGGCAAGATCTCCATGACCACTTGTAAACTGCCCGCTGACCCTCCGATAACCACCATATCAGTAGCCATGCTTCCTCCAGATTTTTTGCTTAGGATCCACCTGTTTATATTTGTCGGAAATATTCGCAAAGCGCAGTGT from Pedobacter indicus carries:
- a CDS encoding polyprenyl synthetase family protein; protein product: MLKLDEIKKPIAEQLDLFEEKFKQSMASSVPLLDRITHYIVKRKGKQIRPMFVFFSAGTCGDICEATHRGASLVELLHTATLVHDDVVDNSNERRGFFSVNALWKNKVAVLVGDFLLARGLSLSIRNDDFKLLKIVSEAVEQMSEGELLQMEKARRLDIDETVYFEVIRKKTASLIASCCACGAASVGTVDDEAVNRMHRLGEKIGIAFQIKDDLFDFGVDDVGKPVGNDIKEKKLTLPLIYALNKSSKAEKRYFINLVKNHNEDPSRVREVIDYVNGSGGLAYAKQKMLQYQDEAFKILYTFPENSYRTGLEQLVKFTTERKK
- a CDS encoding chemotaxis protein CheB, with the protein product MATDMVVIGGSAGSLQVVMEILPELKQDLKLSIVIIFHRKAVNEPDILLELLNSKSNLPVKEAEDKEPIENGKVYLAAADYHLFVEKNHSFSLDISEKINFSRPSIDLTFQSAADAYKKNLVGILLSGANADGVKGMQSIKLNGGYCIAQDPISCQIPYMPSQAITKKVVDQIALPGEIAQFINSCTPSKL